In Triticum urartu cultivar G1812 chromosome 6, Tu2.1, whole genome shotgun sequence, the following proteins share a genomic window:
- the LOC125513511 gene encoding alpha/beta-gliadin clone PTO-A10-like, whose translation YSQPQLPYSQQQPFRPQQPYPQPQPQYSQPQQPISHQQQQQQQQQQQQQQQQQQQQQQQQQQQQILQQILQQQLIPCMDVVLQQHNIAHGSSQFLQQSTYQLLQELCCQHLWQIPEQSQCQAIHNVVHAIILHQQKKQQQQPSSQVSFQQPQQQYPSGQGSFRPSRQNPQAQGSVQPQQLPQFEEIRNLALQTLPAMCNVYIPPYCTIAPFGIFGTN comes from the coding sequence TATTCGCAGCCGCAACTACCATATTCGCAGCAGCAACCATTTCGACCACAACAACCATATCCACAACCGCAACCACAGTATTCGCAACCACAACAACCAATTTCGCatcagcagcaacagcaacaacaacaacaacaacaacaacaacaacaacaacaacaacaacaacaacaacaacaacaacaacaacaaatcCTTCAACAAATTTTGCAACAACAACTGATTCCATGCATGGATGTTGTATTGCAACAACACAACATAGCGCATGGAAGCTCACAATTTTTGCAACAAAGTACTTACCAGTTGTTGCAAGAATTGTGTTGTCAGCACCTATGGCAGATCCCTGAGCAGTCGCAGTGCCAAGCCATCCACAATGTTGTTCATGCTATTATTCTGCATCAacaaaaaaaacaacaacaacaaccatcGAGCCAGGTCTCCTTCCAACAGCCTCAGCAACAATATCCATCAGGACAGGGCTCCTTTCGGCCATCTCGGCAAAACCCACAGGCCCAGGGctctgtccagcctcaacaactGCCCCAGTTCGAGGAAATAAGGAACCTAGCGCTACAGACGCTACCTGCAATGTGCAATGTCTACATCCCTCCATATTGCACCATCGCGCCATTTGGCATCTTTGGTACTAACTGA